The Sorangiineae bacterium MSr11367 genome window below encodes:
- a CDS encoding isocitrate/isopropylmalate dehydrogenase family protein, with protein sequence MTHTITLIPGDGIGPEVSRATQVVLEASGVKIDWEIQHAGAAVAETQGTTLPNSVLESIRRNKIALKGPIGTPIGKGFRSVNVTLRQALDLYANVRPVKSLHGVEPRFEGTDIVIVRENTEDLYAGLELIIMPGVAQSIKLITERSCTRICEYAFDYAARLGRKRVTVVHKANIMKLSDGLLLECFRKVALKHPKIEPAEMIVDACAMQMVRNANKLDVIVTENLYGDILSDLGAGLVGGLGIVPGANIGHEAAVFEAVHGSAPDIAGKGLANPTALIQSAVMMLHHIGESAAAQKIDRALITLYERGEVRTADLGGSASTDEFTEALCKAMATA encoded by the coding sequence ATGACCCACACCATCACGCTCATCCCGGGAGACGGTATCGGACCTGAAGTCAGCCGCGCGACGCAGGTCGTGTTGGAGGCTTCGGGCGTCAAGATCGACTGGGAGATCCAGCACGCGGGTGCTGCGGTCGCCGAGACGCAAGGCACGACGCTCCCCAACAGCGTGCTGGAGTCGATCCGTCGCAACAAGATCGCGCTCAAGGGTCCCATCGGGACGCCCATCGGCAAAGGGTTTCGCTCGGTCAACGTGACCTTGCGGCAGGCGCTGGACCTTTACGCGAACGTGAGGCCGGTCAAGAGTCTCCACGGCGTCGAGCCCCGGTTCGAGGGCACGGACATCGTCATCGTCCGTGAGAACACCGAAGACCTCTACGCGGGCCTCGAGCTCATCATCATGCCGGGCGTCGCGCAGTCCATCAAGCTCATCACCGAGCGGAGCTGCACGCGCATTTGCGAGTACGCCTTCGACTACGCCGCGCGACTCGGACGCAAGCGCGTCACCGTGGTGCACAAGGCGAACATCATGAAGCTCTCCGACGGCCTGCTGCTCGAGTGCTTCCGCAAGGTGGCGCTCAAGCACCCGAAGATCGAACCCGCGGAGATGATCGTCGACGCGTGCGCCATGCAGATGGTGCGCAACGCGAACAAGCTCGATGTCATCGTCACTGAAAATCTCTACGGCGACATCCTCAGCGATCTGGGTGCGGGGCTCGTCGGCGGCTTGGGCATCGTGCCGGGCGCCAACATCGGCCACGAGGCAGCCGTCTTCGAGGCCGTGCACGGAAGCGCGCCGGACATCGCTGGCAAAGGCCTCGCGAACCCCACCGCCCTGATCCAGAGCGCCGTGATGATGCTGCACCACATCGGCGAAAGCGCGGCGGCCCAGAAGATCGACCGCGCCCTGATCACGCTCTACGAGCGCGGAGAAGTTCGCACGGCGGACTTGGGCGGCTCGGCGTCCACGGACGAATTTACGGAAGCGCTCTGCAAAGCCATGGCCACTGCGTAG
- a CDS encoding cation:proton antiporter has product MTEHDALVFLIALALLLGMARLLGEVARAFGMPLVVGELIAGVLLGPTVLGRLLPEAQKWLFRQPTPQKMLGAYTTVGVVLLLVVAGLEVDLGIVRRRGRSAAFTSLLGMILPLAGGILLGFMLPDSDMKNPNQRLLFALFIGVALSISALPVIAKTLLDLGLFKTDLGLLVMAAAMIDDSVGWIAFSMLVGPMQGNSIEFTKLLTMGGLSLVFVAGTLTAGRRGIDRLLTRFADEWHGGRVLSLVILLALVGAAITQALGIHAVLGGFVVGVAIGDSPSLREQTRVTIHDFVTNVFAPVFFASLGLKVDFIHAFDFRLCALVFAVASVAKILGCSVGARAGGLGWRESIAVGFGLNARGAMEIILALLALEAGLLKEQLFVALVVMALCTSLIGGPAMKRLLYRAQEEDVVALLRRGGFVARLTATTSRGAIEELVQILEPRLGHLAVHARNQVLEREQMAATGLGDEVAVPHAAIEGLEEPMLALGLSPEGIDFDAPDGKPATIVFLLLLAPRRLDEEVRVLASIARSVIDSRAREQLMDARETEQALKVLAESAQRIAEERRARGPALADI; this is encoded by the coding sequence GTGACGGAGCATGACGCGCTCGTTTTTCTGATTGCCTTGGCCCTTCTCTTGGGCATGGCAAGGCTGCTGGGTGAGGTGGCGCGCGCCTTTGGCATGCCGCTCGTCGTCGGCGAACTCATCGCCGGGGTGCTGCTCGGGCCGACGGTGCTGGGGCGCTTGCTTCCCGAAGCCCAAAAGTGGCTCTTTCGGCAGCCGACGCCGCAGAAGATGCTCGGCGCGTACACCACGGTGGGCGTCGTCTTGCTCCTGGTGGTCGCAGGCCTGGAGGTCGACCTCGGGATCGTGCGCAGGCGCGGAAGAAGCGCCGCCTTCACCAGCCTGCTGGGGATGATCCTTCCCCTCGCGGGCGGCATCCTGCTCGGGTTCATGCTGCCGGACTCGGACATGAAGAATCCGAACCAGCGGCTCCTGTTCGCGCTCTTCATCGGCGTCGCGCTCTCCATCTCGGCCTTGCCGGTCATCGCCAAGACGCTGCTCGACTTGGGGCTTTTCAAGACCGACCTGGGGCTCTTGGTCATGGCGGCCGCGATGATCGACGACTCCGTCGGATGGATCGCCTTCTCGATGCTCGTCGGCCCGATGCAGGGTAACTCCATCGAGTTCACCAAGCTTCTCACCATGGGCGGGCTGTCGCTCGTCTTCGTGGCCGGTACGCTCACGGCGGGCCGGCGCGGGATCGATCGGCTACTCACGCGCTTCGCCGACGAGTGGCACGGCGGGCGCGTGCTCTCGCTCGTCATTTTGCTGGCCCTCGTGGGTGCGGCCATCACGCAAGCCTTGGGCATCCACGCCGTGCTCGGTGGGTTCGTCGTGGGCGTGGCCATCGGCGACAGTCCGAGCTTGCGCGAGCAGACGCGCGTGACGATCCACGATTTCGTCACCAACGTCTTCGCCCCGGTGTTCTTCGCGTCCCTGGGGTTGAAGGTCGACTTCATCCATGCCTTCGACTTCCGTCTTTGCGCGCTCGTCTTCGCCGTGGCCAGCGTGGCCAAGATTCTCGGCTGCTCGGTGGGCGCGCGGGCGGGTGGCCTCGGCTGGCGGGAATCCATTGCCGTGGGCTTCGGGCTCAATGCGCGCGGAGCCATGGAGATCATCCTCGCGCTGCTGGCGCTGGAGGCGGGCCTCCTCAAGGAGCAGCTCTTCGTCGCGCTGGTGGTGATGGCCCTGTGCACGTCGTTGATCGGCGGGCCGGCCATGAAGCGCCTTCTGTATCGCGCGCAAGAAGAGGACGTGGTCGCGCTGCTCCGGCGCGGTGGGTTCGTGGCGCGGCTCACGGCCACCACCTCGCGCGGCGCCATCGAGGAGCTGGTGCAAATCCTCGAACCGCGGCTGGGGCACCTGGCCGTGCACGCGCGCAACCAGGTGCTCGAACGCGAGCAGATGGCCGCGACCGGCCTCGGGGACGAAGTGGCGGTGCCGCATGCGGCCATCGAAGGCCTCGAAGAGCCGATGCTCGCCCTGGGCCTTTCCCCCGAGGGGATCGACTTCGATGCGCCCGACGGGAAACCGGCGACCATCGTCTTCCTGTTGTTGCTCGCCCCCCGGCGGCTCGACGAGGAAGTGCGCGTGCTGGCCTCCATCGCGCGATCCGTCATCGATTCGCGGGCGCGCGAGCAGCTCATGGATGCACGAGAGACCGAGCAAGCACTGAAGGTGTTGGCCGAAAGCGCCCAGCGCATTGCCGAAGAGCGACGCGCGCGCGGCCCCGCACTCGCCGACATTTGA
- a CDS encoding serine/threonine protein kinase produces the protein MGSVHFGVLRDGSEPKSVAVKQLHAEHARDPASVAMLLDEVRLTRLAHHPNVIPVVDFAYDGEHMILVMEYVHGESLRHLLTAAKKQQRPVPARVAAAVLLDVLRALHAAHNARDEAGNALCLVHRDVTPENILVGSNGVTRLVDFGVAKANGRLHATRAGGVKGKFAYLAPEQIGGDVTLRADLFAAGLVFWEALVGERAFKGKDEAELIGQALNPKIPPASSLVGGITPELDDVIARALAAVPEQRYESAEQFAAAIERVLGPANIAGADEVGAWTLELLGDKLRERADRMAEIIRDERRRTAKRSLPFVAAGGAMLFAGALVFLGRSLVASSAPISTDVQHASPPPSATPTAPPVAHAGPAPQAAVGSAAAAADRAPPMPPTVSSARPPKKRAAVPTAVSPSSAGARRDDACDPPFVIDSKGIRTYKQECFQ, from the coding sequence ATGGGCTCCGTTCACTTCGGAGTTCTGCGCGATGGATCGGAACCGAAGTCCGTTGCCGTCAAACAACTTCACGCGGAGCATGCACGCGATCCCGCCAGCGTGGCGATGTTGCTGGACGAAGTCCGGCTGACCCGTCTGGCCCATCACCCCAACGTCATCCCGGTCGTCGACTTCGCGTACGACGGCGAGCACATGATCCTCGTGATGGAGTACGTGCACGGGGAATCGCTCCGGCACCTCCTCACCGCCGCGAAGAAGCAACAGCGACCCGTGCCCGCGCGCGTGGCGGCGGCCGTACTGCTCGATGTGCTGCGCGCACTGCACGCCGCGCACAATGCGCGCGACGAAGCGGGCAATGCCCTCTGTTTGGTCCATCGTGACGTGACGCCGGAGAACATTCTCGTGGGCTCGAATGGCGTCACGCGCCTGGTGGATTTCGGCGTGGCCAAGGCCAACGGTCGGCTGCATGCAACGCGCGCGGGCGGCGTCAAAGGCAAGTTCGCATACCTCGCGCCGGAGCAAATTGGCGGAGACGTAACGTTGCGCGCGGATCTCTTCGCCGCGGGCCTGGTGTTCTGGGAGGCGCTGGTGGGCGAGCGCGCCTTCAAAGGAAAAGACGAGGCCGAGCTGATCGGGCAGGCGCTCAATCCGAAGATTCCGCCGGCGAGCAGCTTGGTGGGCGGCATCACCCCGGAGCTCGACGACGTGATCGCTCGCGCGCTCGCCGCCGTTCCGGAGCAGCGTTACGAAAGCGCGGAGCAGTTTGCGGCGGCCATCGAGCGCGTGCTCGGCCCTGCGAACATCGCGGGCGCAGACGAAGTGGGCGCGTGGACCCTCGAGTTGCTCGGCGACAAGTTGCGCGAGCGCGCAGACCGCATGGCCGAAATCATCCGCGACGAGCGCCGGCGGACGGCCAAGCGCTCGCTTCCCTTCGTGGCTGCTGGCGGCGCGATGCTCTTCGCGGGGGCGCTGGTCTTTTTGGGGCGCTCGCTCGTGGCGTCGTCCGCGCCGATTTCGACCGACGTGCAGCACGCATCCCCTCCACCATCGGCAACGCCAACGGCACCTCCCGTTGCGCATGCAGGGCCAGCCCCGCAAGCGGCGGTAGGATCCGCTGCGGCCGCCGCAGATCGCGCGCCGCCCATGCCGCCGACGGTATCGTCGGCCCGCCCCCCGAAAAAGCGAGCCGCCGTGCCCACCGCGGTGAGTCCGTCCTCGGCCGGAGCACGTCGCGACGACGCGTGCGATCCCCCGTTCGTGATCGACTCGAAGGGGATTCGCACGTACAAGCAAGAGTGCTTCCAATGA
- a CDS encoding sigma 54-interacting transcriptional regulator, which produces MAGDDRNEELSTVADKTPGASSTAPLYVLRVVGGPGTGKTLVLDWNKAPQALVGQSQVCELAIPDPRVSRRHLSLTAEGNAVRLVDLQSTNGTRIGGARVVEALLEGGEAIELGDSVLRVARAGEIRMDALERDRFGRVLGKSQAMQRLFAACEALANSTLPVILEGETGTGKELLAEAMHETGPRGAAPFVVFDCAAHEEGAALEALFGGPRGPGALEQARGGTLVIDEIGELGLQAQSRLATILDRGELRREGEIDAIRANVRFIATTRDDLDRLVEEKKFREELLFRFAGARIQVPPLRQRHGDVELIARHFWKLFGGAGEIPKRLVLQLGRHPWPGNVQELEHAVSRATVLGDETEIASARTPDRDKPVDYLDHVLTMGLAMPSARQRVIREFERRFVERAVREHGGNVTRAAAASGLTRRYFHMLLAKNKA; this is translated from the coding sequence ATGGCGGGTGATGATCGGAATGAAGAACTATCGACCGTAGCGGACAAAACACCGGGCGCATCTTCGACGGCGCCCTTGTACGTGCTGCGAGTCGTGGGTGGTCCCGGGACAGGGAAGACACTCGTATTGGATTGGAACAAAGCGCCGCAGGCCTTGGTGGGGCAAAGCCAGGTATGTGAGCTTGCCATTCCGGACCCTCGTGTGTCGCGACGGCATCTGTCGCTCACCGCGGAAGGCAATGCGGTTCGATTGGTCGATCTGCAATCGACCAATGGCACGCGCATCGGTGGAGCGCGCGTGGTGGAAGCGTTGCTCGAAGGTGGCGAGGCCATCGAGCTCGGCGATTCGGTGCTGCGCGTTGCGCGCGCGGGTGAGATTCGCATGGACGCGCTCGAGCGCGATCGCTTCGGTCGCGTCCTGGGAAAGAGCCAAGCCATGCAACGGCTTTTTGCCGCGTGCGAGGCGCTGGCCAATTCGACATTGCCGGTCATCCTCGAAGGCGAGACGGGAACCGGCAAGGAGCTGCTCGCCGAGGCGATGCACGAGACGGGGCCGCGTGGTGCTGCACCCTTCGTCGTCTTCGACTGTGCGGCGCACGAAGAGGGGGCGGCCCTCGAGGCGCTGTTCGGTGGTCCTCGCGGACCGGGCGCCCTCGAGCAAGCTCGCGGCGGCACCCTGGTCATCGACGAGATTGGCGAGCTCGGGTTGCAGGCGCAGTCCCGTTTGGCGACCATCCTCGATCGCGGTGAGCTCCGGCGTGAGGGCGAGATCGACGCCATTCGTGCGAACGTCCGCTTCATCGCCACCACCCGCGACGACCTCGACCGCTTGGTGGAGGAAAAGAAGTTCCGCGAAGAGCTACTCTTCCGGTTCGCGGGTGCGCGCATCCAAGTGCCACCGCTGCGCCAGCGGCACGGCGATGTCGAGCTCATCGCTCGCCACTTTTGGAAGCTGTTCGGCGGGGCAGGGGAGATCCCGAAGCGCCTCGTCCTCCAACTCGGACGGCATCCCTGGCCGGGCAACGTGCAGGAGCTGGAGCATGCCGTGTCGCGTGCGACCGTGCTCGGTGACGAGACCGAGATTGCCTCCGCGCGGACGCCGGATCGCGACAAGCCGGTCGACTATCTGGATCACGTTCTCACCATGGGGCTCGCAATGCCCAGCGCGCGGCAGCGCGTGATTCGTGAATTCGAGCGACGTTTCGTCGAGCGCGCGGTGCGCGAGCACGGCGGCAACGTTACCCGCGCCGCAGCGGCCTCGGGCCTCACGCGGCGCTACTTCCATATGCTGCTGGCAAAGAATAAAGCGTGA
- a CDS encoding pyridoxamine 5'-phosphate oxidase family protein, with product MSASPFHAGERAIQERAGVREKIEAIGGKVIRDYMPDQHREFFVQLPFMLLSARDASMHPRASLLVGRPGFVHSPDPRTLRIDALPGAFSPVTLSVGDPIGLLGIQLETRRRNRMNGTITAIDGRGFTVHVDQSFGNCPQYIQSRAHGFVREPSEPSASTTRPEGARLSAEASAMVERADTFFIASGAADVREGLDVSHRGGKPGFVRREEHEGHTVLTWPEFRGNFYFNTLGNIAQNARTGLLFVDFDTGNCLSLAGEAEILWDTPELAAFAGAQRFVRFRVTSGLFLPDALPLRWSAPEQARELPATGSWPG from the coding sequence ATGAGCGCATCGCCATTTCACGCGGGCGAACGGGCCATTCAGGAGCGCGCCGGCGTCCGCGAAAAGATCGAAGCGATCGGCGGCAAGGTCATCCGCGATTACATGCCGGATCAGCACCGCGAGTTCTTCGTCCAGCTGCCCTTCATGCTCCTCTCGGCGCGCGATGCGTCGATGCATCCGCGCGCCTCACTTCTCGTGGGGCGCCCCGGCTTCGTGCACTCCCCCGACCCGCGCACCCTGCGCATCGACGCGCTTCCCGGCGCGTTCTCGCCCGTCACGTTGAGCGTGGGCGATCCCATCGGCCTCCTCGGCATTCAGCTGGAGACGCGCCGTCGCAATCGGATGAACGGAACCATCACCGCCATCGACGGGCGAGGCTTCACCGTTCACGTCGACCAAAGCTTCGGCAACTGCCCGCAGTACATTCAATCGCGCGCGCACGGCTTCGTGCGCGAACCCTCCGAGCCCTCCGCCTCCACGACCCGTCCCGAGGGCGCGCGCCTCTCCGCCGAGGCCAGCGCCATGGTCGAGCGCGCGGACACGTTCTTCATTGCCTCCGGCGCCGCCGACGTCCGCGAGGGACTCGACGTCTCACACCGCGGCGGCAAACCCGGCTTCGTGCGCCGCGAAGAGCACGAGGGCCATACCGTCCTCACGTGGCCAGAATTCCGCGGCAATTTCTACTTCAACACCCTCGGCAACATCGCCCAGAACGCGCGCACCGGCCTGCTCTTCGTCGACTTCGACACCGGCAATTGCCTTTCGCTCGCCGGCGAAGCCGAGATCCTCTGGGACACGCCCGAGCTCGCCGCCTTCGCCGGCGCCCAGCGCTTCGTGCGCTTCCGCGTGACCTCCGGCCTCTTCCTCCCCGACGCACTCCCTCTGCGCTGGTCCGCGCCCGAACAAGCCCGCGAACTCCCCGCGACGGGCAGTTGGCCGGGCTAA
- a CDS encoding glutathione S-transferase, with protein sequence MTRPAAPIRLYHFPLSGHAHRVELFLSLLGLPFERVTVNLLAGEQKTPAFLAKNAFGQVPVIEDGGVTLADSNAILVYLAGRYDADHRWLPVDPERAAHVQRWLSAAAGPMAYGAAAARLVHVFGMPLDHARAKAAAEQVFGVMEGSLAGRNWLVGDAITLADVAMYTYTAHAPEGAIPLDAYPNVRAWLARVESLPGFVPMQRSAVPAA encoded by the coding sequence ATGACTCGACCTGCCGCCCCCATTCGCCTTTACCACTTCCCCCTGTCCGGGCATGCGCACCGCGTGGAGCTGTTTCTCTCGCTGCTGGGCCTCCCGTTCGAGCGCGTTACGGTGAACCTGCTCGCGGGCGAGCAAAAGACGCCCGCGTTCCTCGCCAAGAACGCCTTCGGTCAGGTGCCGGTCATCGAAGACGGCGGCGTCACCCTGGCCGACAGCAACGCCATCCTCGTGTACCTGGCGGGCCGTTACGACGCCGATCACCGCTGGCTTCCGGTCGATCCGGAGCGTGCGGCCCACGTGCAGCGTTGGCTCTCGGCGGCGGCGGGCCCGATGGCCTACGGGGCTGCGGCCGCGCGTCTCGTGCACGTCTTCGGCATGCCGCTCGATCATGCGCGCGCCAAGGCCGCGGCCGAGCAGGTCTTCGGCGTGATGGAGGGATCGCTCGCAGGACGCAACTGGCTCGTGGGCGATGCGATCACCTTGGCCGACGTGGCCATGTACACGTACACGGCGCATGCCCCCGAGGGCGCCATCCCGCTCGATGCGTACCCCAACGTGCGCGCATGGCTCGCGCGCGTGGAGTCGCTGCCCGGCTTCGTGCCGATGCAGCGCTCCGCGGTGCCGGCCGCATGA
- a CDS encoding LysR family transcriptional regulator — translation MDRLEAMRVFVAVAEMRGFTPAARRLTMSPAAATRAVSALEERLGTRLLRRTTRVVRLTDAGARYLADCKRILGDIEEAEAGAAGTEGEPRGMLNVTAPVNFGRMFVAPTVLGFLERHPRISVRMLLVDHVVHLIEEGMDVGIRIAHLRDSALRAVRVGTVRRVVCAAPEYLVKRGTPRTPSDLIHHDTIGFSNINPTRHWSFSTGSKTEAAETETRLFVNTADVAIAAAKAGHGLTRVLSYQVDPDVRTGQLRVVLEDFEPPEVPIHIVYPDARRATSSVRAFVDYATERLRTMAQSGAFGTKFSKTR, via the coding sequence GTGGATCGACTGGAAGCGATGCGGGTTTTCGTGGCGGTGGCGGAGATGCGCGGCTTCACCCCGGCGGCGCGGCGTCTAACCATGTCGCCCGCAGCCGCAACGCGGGCGGTGTCGGCGCTGGAGGAGCGGCTCGGCACACGCCTGCTCCGGCGTACGACCCGGGTGGTGCGGCTGACCGATGCGGGGGCGCGCTACCTGGCCGACTGCAAGCGCATCCTGGGCGACATCGAGGAGGCCGAGGCCGGGGCGGCCGGCACCGAGGGCGAGCCACGCGGCATGTTGAACGTGACGGCGCCCGTCAACTTCGGGCGCATGTTCGTCGCGCCCACGGTGCTCGGGTTTCTCGAGCGGCATCCGCGCATCTCGGTGCGGATGCTGTTGGTCGATCACGTGGTGCATTTGATCGAGGAGGGGATGGACGTGGGGATCCGCATCGCGCACCTTCGCGACTCGGCGCTGCGCGCGGTGCGGGTGGGCACGGTGCGGCGCGTGGTGTGCGCGGCGCCCGAATACCTGGTCAAGCGGGGGACGCCGCGAACGCCGTCGGATTTGATCCATCACGATACGATTGGCTTTTCGAACATCAATCCGACGCGCCACTGGTCGTTCTCGACGGGTTCCAAGACGGAGGCGGCGGAGACGGAGACCCGGCTCTTCGTCAACACGGCCGACGTGGCCATTGCCGCGGCCAAGGCGGGCCACGGGCTCACCCGCGTGCTCTCGTACCAGGTGGATCCGGACGTGCGCACCGGGCAGCTCCGGGTGGTGCTCGAGGACTTCGAGCCACCCGAGGTGCCGATCCACATCGTGTACCCGGACGCGCGGCGGGCGACCTCGAGCGTGCGCGCCTTCGTGGATTACGCGACGGAGAGGCTTCGCACGATGGCGCAGAGCGGTGCGTTCGGGACGAAGTTCAGCAAAACGCGCTAG
- the ybaK gene encoding Cys-tRNA(Pro) deacylase, whose translation MKTNAARILDRLGIRYELKEYAVDESDLTAATVARKVGLPLEQVFKTLCARGDRHGVCFAVVPGDAELDLKALAALAQDRKTEMVALKEVQPLTGYIRGGVTALAAKKDYPVYVDETVMLFDVISISAGVRGTQIFLAPDDYVRATKAKLGAIAKAT comes from the coding sequence ATGAAGACGAACGCCGCACGCATTTTGGATCGACTCGGAATTCGCTACGAGCTCAAGGAATACGCGGTGGACGAGTCGGATCTGACGGCGGCCACGGTCGCGCGAAAGGTGGGGCTTCCGCTGGAGCAAGTGTTCAAAACGCTGTGCGCGCGGGGGGATCGCCACGGGGTTTGCTTCGCGGTGGTGCCGGGCGACGCCGAATTGGATCTGAAGGCGCTGGCCGCGCTCGCGCAGGATCGCAAAACGGAGATGGTGGCGCTGAAAGAGGTGCAGCCGCTCACCGGCTACATCCGCGGCGGCGTGACCGCGCTGGCCGCCAAAAAGGACTATCCCGTGTACGTGGACGAGACGGTGATGCTGTTCGACGTCATCTCCATTTCGGCGGGGGTACGCGGCACGCAGATTTTCCTCGCGCCCGATGACTACGTGCGTGCCACGAAGGCGAAGCTCGGGGCGATCGCCAAGGCGACGTAG
- a CDS encoding ribokinase, protein MTPGICVLGSCNMDLVAFAERAPSLGETVMGTRFLTVPGGKGSNQAIAAARAGGAVRMIGAVGGDDFGRALRGVLRGAGVDDAALRETMEPTGIAHIVVDGGGGNSIIVIAGANGTVNSLSVHDEGIVTSSSVLLLQLELPIEAAIAGAAAAHRAGVRVILTPAPSRPIPDALFANVDLLAPNQHELADITGIRDPKAALVSLLEKVPAAVVTLGSEGCLYGARGLPPFHVPAPKVDAVDTTAAGDTFVGVLAVALAEGREIVEALHRANAAAALSVQRAGASSSMPARDEIDAFLSRLAGRG, encoded by the coding sequence ATGACGCCCGGTATCTGCGTTCTCGGCAGCTGCAACATGGACCTGGTGGCCTTCGCCGAGCGTGCGCCATCGCTCGGGGAAACCGTGATGGGCACCCGGTTTCTCACGGTGCCCGGTGGCAAAGGATCGAACCAAGCCATCGCGGCGGCGCGTGCAGGCGGCGCCGTTCGCATGATTGGCGCCGTCGGCGGCGATGACTTCGGCCGTGCGCTTCGCGGTGTGCTCCGTGGCGCGGGCGTGGACGATGCGGCGTTGCGCGAAACGATGGAGCCCACGGGCATCGCGCACATCGTCGTGGACGGCGGCGGCGGCAACTCGATCATCGTCATCGCCGGTGCCAACGGCACCGTCAACTCGCTCAGCGTGCACGACGAGGGCATCGTCACCAGCAGCTCCGTCCTGCTTCTGCAGCTCGAACTCCCCATCGAAGCGGCCATCGCGGGCGCCGCGGCCGCACACCGCGCGGGGGTGCGCGTCATCCTCACGCCCGCGCCGTCGCGGCCGATTCCCGATGCGCTGTTCGCGAACGTCGACCTGCTCGCGCCCAACCAGCACGAGCTCGCGGACATCACCGGCATCCGCGATCCCAAGGCCGCCCTGGTCTCCCTGCTCGAAAAGGTGCCCGCCGCGGTCGTGACCCTGGGGTCCGAAGGGTGCCTCTATGGCGCACGCGGCCTTCCACCGTTTCACGTGCCGGCCCCCAAAGTGGACGCCGTCGATACGACCGCCGCGGGCGACACCTTCGTCGGTGTCCTCGCCGTGGCGCTGGCCGAGGGGCGCGAGATCGTCGAGGCCCTTCATCGCGCCAACGCTGCCGCGGCCCTTTCGGTGCAGCGCGCCGGGGCGAGCAGCTCCATGCCCGCGCGGGATGAAATCGACGCCTTCCTCTCGCGGCTCGCAGGGCGCGGCTGA